A section of the Candidatus Poribacteria bacterium genome encodes:
- a CDS encoding flagellar biosynthesis anti-sigma factor FlgM, whose amino-acid sequence MRVPSSKGISPITPTPARETVPPSPTPTTRAQRDLQDNAENSSVEVQLSSQAESLAKYLRLLKAMPDVREDRVAQVRAKLAQQSLFPSTELLAGAVIAQHLGDD is encoded by the coding sequence ATGAGAGTACCTTCGTCCAAGGGGATCTCTCCAATCACGCCGACTCCGGCGCGGGAGACCGTGCCGCCGTCGCCGACCCCTACCACGCGCGCGCAGCGCGACCTGCAGGACAACGCCGAGAACAGCTCGGTCGAAGTCCAGCTCTCGTCCCAGGCGGAAAGCCTGGCGAAGTATCTGCGCCTGCTCAAGGCAATGCCGGATGTGCGCGAGGATCGCGTCGCGCAGGTGCGAGCCAAACTGGCTCAGCAGTCGCTGTTCCCCAGCACGGAATTGCTGGCGGGAGCGGTGATCGCCCAGCATCTCGGCGACGACTGA